A genomic region of Glycine max cultivar Williams 82 chromosome 15, Glycine_max_v4.0, whole genome shotgun sequence contains the following coding sequences:
- the LOC100783405 gene encoding pentatricopeptide repeat-containing protein At5g57250, mitochondrial, translating to MLFYPRTLSLQTSLKRGFTPTPKPINCFLLFLFRHRKFNLITHFFSQLKSNNAPTNRRTLSLLTWSLLKSHKFEEAEQFMHSHTHITHSSMWDSLIQGLHDPEKALSVLQRCVRDRGVLPSSSTFCLVVHKLSSKGLMGRAIEVLELMAGDGVRYPFDDFVCSSVISGFCRIGKPELALGFFKNVTDCGGLRPNVVTCTALVGALCKMGRVGEVCGLVQWMEREGLGLDVVLYSAWACGYVEERVLGEVFGRMREMVEKGIGHDFVSYTVLVDGFSKLGDVEKSFTFLAKMIKEGHRPNKVTYSAIMSAYCKKGKVEEAFGVFESMKDLGIDLDEYVFVILIDGFGRIGDFDKVFCLFDEMERSGISPSVVAYNAVMNGLSKHGRTSEADELLKNVAADVITYSTLLHGYMEEENIPGILQTKRRLEESGISMDVVMCNVLIRALFMMGAFEDVYALYKGMPEMDLIPNSVTYCTMIDGYCKVGRIEEALEVFDEFRKTLISSLACYNSIINGLCKNGMTEMAIEALLELNHEGLELDIGTFRMLTKTIFEENNTKKALDLVYRMEGLGPDIYSSVCNDSIFLLCQRGLLDDANHMWMMMKKKGLSVTCNSYYSILRGHLNNGNREQIYPLLNSFLKDYGLVEPMVQKILACYLCLKDVNGAIRFLGKTMDNSSTVTFLTSILKILIKEGRALDAYRLVTETQDNLPVMYADYAIVIDGLCKGGYLNKALDLCAFVEKKGMNLNIVIYNSIINGLCHEGRLIEAFRLLDSIEKLNLVPSEITYATVIYALCREGFLLDAEHVFSKMVLKGFQPKVQVYNSLLDGISKFGQLEKAFELLNDMETKYIEPDSLTISAVINCYCQKGDMHGALEFYYKFKRKDMSPDFFGFLYLIRGLCTKGRMEEARSVLREMLQSKNVVELINIVNKEVDTESISDFLGTLCEQGRVQEAVTVLNEIVCILFPVQRLSTYNQGSLKQQKIYEWKDEPKSSSIVPSSCKSGLNLGSCDDKDVRNLSTDNGGYMTRSQLHGFDFYYSRIAALCAKGELQKANQSVKEFLSDLTESMN from the coding sequence atGTTGTTCTACCCAAGAACCTTGTCCCTCCAAACCTCACTCAAGCGCGGTTTCACCCCCACTCCAAAACCCATTAATTgcttcctcctcttcctcttccgcCACCGCAAGTTCAACCTAATCACCCACTTCTTCTCTCAGTTGAAATCCAACAACGCCCCTACCAACCGCAGAACCCTCTCCCTCCTCACATGGTCACTCCTCAAATCACACAAATTCGAAGAAGCAGAGCAATTCATGCACTCCCACACCCACATCACCCACTCCTCGATGTGGGACTCCCTCATCCAAGGCCTCCACGACCCCGAGAAAGCACTCTCCGTTCTGCAACGCTGCGTGAGAGACCGTGGTGTGTTACCTTCTTCTTCCACTTTTTGTTTGGTAGTTCACAAATTGAGCTCAAAGGGGTTGATGGGTAGGGCCATTGAGGTGCTGGAGTTGATGGCTGGGGATGGAGTTAGGTACccttttgatgattttgtttGTAGTTCTGTGATTTCCGGGTTTTGTAGGATTGGAAAACCGGAACTTGCGTTGGGGTTTTTCAAGAATGTTACGGATTGTGGAGGGTTGAGGCCAAATGTGGTGACTTGCACTGCTCTTGTGGGGGCTCTTTGTAAGATGGGGAGGGTTGGGGAGGTGTGTGGTTTGGTTCAGTGGATGGAGAGGGAAGGGTTGGGTTTGGATGTTGTTTTGTATAGTGCTTGGGCTTGTGGGTATGTTGAGGAGAGGGTTTTGGGGGAGGTTTTTGGGAGGATGAGGGAAATGGTGGAGAAGGGTATAGGCCATGATTTTGTGAGCTATACTGTGCTTGTGGATGGGTTTTCCAAGCTTGGTGATGTGGAGAAGTCGTTTACTTTCTTGGCGAAGATGATAAAAGAAGGACATAGACCTAATAAGGTTACATATAGTGCAATCATGTCTGCTTATTGTAAGAAGGGCAAGGTGGAGGAGGCATTTGGTGTTTTTGAGAGCATGAAAGATTTGGGAATTGATCTGGATGAATATgtgtttgtgattttgattgacGGGTTTGGGAGGATAGGGGATTTCGATAAAGTGTTTTGTCTGTTTGATGAAATGGAGAGGAGTGGGATTAGTCCTAGTGTTGTTGCATACAATGCTGTTATGAATGGTTTGTCCAAGCATGGGCGGACGTCTGAGGCGGATGAGTTATTGAAAAATGTTGCTGCAGATGTGATTACGTACAGCACGTTGCTACATGGATACATGGAAGAGGAGAACATTCCGGGGATTTTGCAAACGAAGAGGCGACTGGAAGAATCTGGCATTTCTATGGATGTTGTGATGTGTAATGTGCTGATCAGAGCCCTGTTTATGATGGGGGCTTTTGAAGATGTTTATGCACTTTACAAAGGAATGCCTGAAATGGATCTGATTCCGAATTCGGTGACTTACTGCACAATGATTGATGGGTATTGCAAGGTAGGTAGAATTGAAGAGGCACTTGAGGTATTTGATGAATTTAGAAAGACTTTGATCTCGTCACTTGCCTGCTACAATAGTATTATTAATGGCCTTTGCAAGAATGGTATGACAGAAATGGCCATTGAGGCTTTGCTTGAACTCAATCATGAAGGTCTTGAGTTGGATATAGGTACATTTAGGATGTTAACGAAGAcaatttttgaagaaaacaatACAAAAAAGGCTTTAGATTTAGTTTACAGAATGGAGGGTTTGGGACCAGACATATATAGCTCAGTATGTAATGATTCCATCTTTTTATTATGTCAAAGAGGATTACTTGATGATGCAAATCATATGTGGATGATGATGAAAAAGAAAGGCCTATCTGTCACATGCAATTCTTATTATTCTATTTTGAGAGGGCATCTTAATAATGGGAATAGGGAGCAAATTTATCCCCTTTTGAATAGCTTCCTGAAAGATTATGGTCTAGTTGAACCAATGGTACAAAAGATACTTGCATGCTACCTCTGTCTGAAAGATGTCAATGGTGCCATTCGATTTCTTGGAAAAACAATGGATAATTCTTCAACAGTCACTTTTCTTACCTCTATTCTCAAGATTCTCATAAAGGAGGGTAGAGCTTTAGATGCGTATAGGCTTGTCACGGAGACTCAAGATAATTTACCAGTCATGTATGCTGATTATGCCATTGTGATTGATGGCTTGTGCAAGGGAGGATATCTCAATAAAGCATTGGATCTTTGTGCCTTTGTTGAAAAGAAGGGGATGAATTTGAACATAGTcatatataattcaataataaatgGATTGTGCCATGAAGGACGTCTTATTGAAGCATTTCGGCTATTGGATTCAATAGAGAAACTTAATTTGGTACCCTCTGAAATAACTTATGCTACAGTTATTTATGCTCTATGTAGGGAGGGATTTTTGCTAGATGCAGAGCATGTTTTTAGTAAAATGGTCCTCAAGGGCTTTCAGCCAAAAGTACAAGTTTACAATTCATTACTTGATGGAATTTCTAAGTTTGGTCAACTAGAAAAGGCATTTGAGCTTCTAAATGATATGGAGACAAAATATATCGAGCCTGACAGTCTGACTATTAGTGCTGTAATTAATTGTTATTGCCAAAAGGGTGACATGCATGGAGCTCttgaattttattataagtTCAAGAGGAAGGATATGTCACCtgatttttttgggttcttgtATTTGATAAGAGGTCTATGTACCAAGGGAAGGATGGAAGAAGCCAGGAGTGTCTTGAGAGAAATGCTCCAGTCCAAGAATGTGGTAGAGTTAATTAACATAGTCAACAAGGAGGTTGATACTGAATCAAtaagtgatttccttggcactTTGTGTGAGCAAGGAAGGGTTCAAGAAGCTGTTACAGTTCTCAATGAAATTGTATGTATACTTTTTCCTGTTCAAAGGTTGTCCACTTATAATCAAGGATCCCTTAAACAACAGAAGATTTATGAATGGAAGGATGAACCAAAATCTTCAAGCATTGTACCTTCCTCTTGCAAAAGTGGTTTGAAtcttggatcctgtgatgacaAAGATGTAAGGAATCTTTCAACAGATAATGGTGGTTATATGACAAGATCCCAGCTGCATGGATTTGACTTCTATTATTCTAGAATTGCTGCACTTTGTGCCAAAGGGGAACTGCAGAAAGCAAATCAATCAGTAAAAGAATTTCTTTCTGACCTGACAGAGTCTATGAACTGA
- the LOC100810460 gene encoding uncharacterized protein, with amino-acid sequence MGGCFSSKPSSTINNVRLVHLSGYVEDFENPISVSQVTGTPSKHFVCTSVQLLSSCSKPLNGDTQLQPGNVYFMLPYSILQTDVSPVDLASLAKRLTAIAKTSRRLDGKKSSLKDGSFSSNVWSSPSRSPGRLGVVEQIGMPYGGRSPCRVRPWKPILDTIREKSFNRRSESDLQEHN; translated from the coding sequence ATGGGAGGTTGTTTTTCTTCTAAACCATCCTCCACAATCAACAACGTTCGTTTGGTTCATCTGAGTGGCTATGTGGAGGATTTTGAGAATCCAATTTCAGTGAGCCAAGTCACAGGCACCCCTTCAAAGCACTTTGTTTGTACCTCGGTTCAGCTTCTTTCGTCTTGCTCAAAACCATTGAATGGAGACACACAACTCCAACCTGGGAATGTGTACTTCATGCTACCTTATTCAATCCTTCAAACTGATGTTTCTCCTGTGGACTTGGCTTCCCTTGCAAAGAGGCTCACTGCAATAGCCAAAACTAGCAGGAGGCTTGATGGCAAAAAGTCTTCCCTCAAAGATGGTTCTTTTTCAAGCAATGTTTGGAGTTCACCTTCAAGGAGTCCTGGTAGGCTTGGTGTGGTGGAGCAAATTGGCATGCCGTATGGAGGGCGAAGCCCGTGTCGAGTGCGGCCGTGGAAGCCTATCTTGGACACAATCAGAGAGAAGTCTTTCAATCGAAGAAGTGAGTCAGATTTGCAAGAACATAATTGA
- the LOC100783943 gene encoding oxysterol-binding protein-related protein 4C, which yields MNLVAPNLLLNPLSYYYYYQIQFIKGNSTVLGFEVQENVTNTSIVLTKPFSLGNGNESDSEVYSAPNILQRILSLLRNVRPGSDLTRFQLPPQFNFPKSQLQCYGESIYSKTSDLLSRCNTGQNPLERLIFVVAWSISTTRPAIFGVAPYNPTLGETHHVSKGNLNVLLEQVSHHPPVSALHATDEKENIEIIWCQYPVPKFNGTSVEAQVHGKRQLKLINHGETYEMNSPHLLIKILPVPGIDWVGNVNIKCIETGLVAELCYIGQSFFGFGGSRRLIKGKIIDSSSLKILHEVNGHWDSTVTLKETNSGEVRAIYDAKEVIYGLQAPTVKDAESVWPTESALIWSELSQAILSKNWEKAREAKKAVEERQRELLRERESKGETWVPKHFILSQSKEGVWDCSPIQKWVPASPIVTL from the exons ATGAATTTAGTGGCACCTAATCTCTTGTTAAATCCActgagttattattattattatcaaatccAATTTATTAAAGGTAACAGCACAGTTTTGGGTTTTGAGGTGCAGGAGAATGTGACAAATACTAGTATTGTGCTGACGAAGCCATTCTCTTTAGGAAATGGGAACGAATCAGATTCTGAGGTTTATAGTGCGCCAAATATTTTGCAGCGCATATTAAGTCTACTTAGGAATGTGCGGCCAGGATCTGATCTCACTCGCTTTCAG CTGCCTCCTCAATTCAACTTCCCAAAGTCACAACTTCAGTGCTATGGTGAATCTATATATTCCAAAACTTCAGATTTGTTAAGCAGGTGCAACACGGGGCAGAATCCACTCGAAAGACTCATATTTGTTGTAGCATGGAGCATATCCACCACACGACCAGCAATTTTTGGAGTTGCTCCCTACAACCCCACTCTTGGAGAGACCCATCATGTTTCCAAAGGAAACCTTAATGTCTTATTAGAGCAG GTGTCACACCACCCTCCCGTATCTGCCCTCCATGCAACTGATGAGAAAGAAAACATAGAAATTATATGGTGCCAGTATCCTGTTCCAAAGTTCAATG GTACTTCAGTGGAAGCTCAGGTGCATGGCAAACGGCAGCTAAAGCTCATCAATCATGGAGAGACATATGAAATGAATTCGCCTCACCTCTTGATTAAAATTCTTCCAGTGCCTGGAATTGATTGGGTTGGCAATGTCAATATCAAGTGCATAGAAACAGGCCTTGTGGCTGAATTATGCTACATTGGTCAATCTTTCTTTGGATTTGGGGGGAGTAGAAGATTGATAAAGGGGAAGATCATTGATTCATCTTCATTGAAGATTCTGCATGAAGTTAATGGTCATTGGGATAG TACTGTAACACTCAAGGAAACAAACAGTGGAGAAGTAAGAGCCATATATGATGCAAAAGAAGTCATTTATGGGCTTCAAGCTCCTACTGTGAAGGATGCAGAG AGTGTGTGGCCAACTGAATCAGCTCTTATTTGGAGTGAGTTGAGCCAAGCCATCCTAAGCAAAAACTGGGAAAAAGCAAGAGAAGCAAAGAAAGCTGTGGAGGAAAGGCAGAGGGAGctcttgagagagagagaatcaaAAGGAGAAACTTGGGTTcctaaacattttattctgtcTCAAAGCAAAGAAGGGGTCTGGGACTGTTCACCTATTCAAAAGTGGGTCCCAGCATCTCCTATTGTCACCTTGTAA
- the LOC100810995 gene encoding oxysterol-binding protein-related protein 4C isoform X1, with the protein MMQMEEKKETKVVLTRPLTIQRDSDSDASYKAPNLLQRILSLFENVRPGSDLTRFQLPPLFNLPKSQLQCYGESVYCTASDLLSMCNNGQSPLDRFISVVAWCISTTRPLTFGVAPYNPILGETHHVSKGNLNVLLEQISHHPPVTALHATDEKENIEMLWCQRPDPKFNGTSVEAKVHGIRQLKLLNHGETYEMNCPHLLLRILPVPGADWAGTVNIRCPETGLVAELSYRSSFFLGIRGNHRVIKGKILDSSSLKVLYEVDGHWDRTVKVKDTNNGKVRVIYDAKEVMSGLVTPIFKDTESVWQTESAHVWGELNQAIMSKDWEKAREAKLKVEERQRELVRERESKGETWISKHFVVSNNKEGWQCSPIHKSVPAAPIIAL; encoded by the exons ATGATGCAGatggaagagaagaaagaaacaaaagttGTGCTCACAAGGCCATTAACAATACAAAGGGATTCTGATTCAGACGCGTCTTATAAAGCCCCTAATCTTTTGCAACGAATACTGAGTTTATTCGAGAATGTACGCCCAGGGTCTGATCTCACACGCTTCCAG CTGCCACCTCTGTTCAACTTACCAAAGTCACAACTTCAGTGCTATGGTGAATCAGTGTATTGCACAGCTTCAGACTTGCTAAGTATGTGCAACAATGGTCAGAGTCCACTTGATAGGTTCATATCTGTGGTAGCATGGTGCATATCTACCACTCGCCCTCTGACTTTTGGTGTTGCTCCTTATAATCCTATTCTTGGTGAGACACATCATGTTTCAAAGGGAAATCTTAATGTGTTATTGGAGCAG ATTTCACATCACCCTCCAGTAACAGCTCTCCATGCAACAGATGAAAAGGAAAACATTGAAATGTTATGGTGCCAGCGACCTGATCCAAAGTTTAATG GCACATCAGTTGAAGCTAAAGTGCATGGTATACGCCAGTTGAAGCTCCTAAATCATGGTGAAACATATGAAATGAATTGTCCTCACCTTTTACTTAGAATTCTTCCAGTTCCTGGGGCTGATTGGGCTGGCACAGTTAATATACGGTGCCCAGAGACAGGTCTAGTAGCTGAATTATCCTACAGATCAAGTTTTTTTCTAGGAATTAGGGGGAATCATAGAGTGATCAAAGGGAAGATCCTTGACTCTTCATCATTGAAAGTTCTATATGAAGTTGATGGTCATTGGGATAG GACCGTAAAAGTGAAGGATACAAATAATGGGAAAGTAAGAGTGATATATGATGCAAAGGAAGTGATGTCAGGTCTCGTAACTCCTATATTCAAGGACACGGAG AGTGTGTGGCAAACAGAATCAGCTCATGTTTGGGGTGAATTGAACCAAGCTATTATGAGCAAAGACTGGGAGAAAGCAAGAGAAGCAAAGCTAAAagttgaggaaagacaaaggGAGCTTGTGAGAGAAAGAGAATCAAAAGGAGAAACATGGATTTCTAAGCATTTTGTAGTGTCTAACAACAAAGAAGGGTGGCAATGCTCACCTATTCATAAGAGTGTACCAGCTGCCCCCATCATAGCCCTATAA
- the LOC100810995 gene encoding oxysterol-binding protein-related protein 4C isoform X2, with protein sequence MMEEKKETKVVLTRPLTIQRDSDSDASYKAPNLLQRILSLFENVRPGSDLTRFQLPPLFNLPKSQLQCYGESVYCTASDLLSMCNNGQSPLDRFISVVAWCISTTRPLTFGVAPYNPILGETHHVSKGNLNVLLEQISHHPPVTALHATDEKENIEMLWCQRPDPKFNGTSVEAKVHGIRQLKLLNHGETYEMNCPHLLLRILPVPGADWAGTVNIRCPETGLVAELSYRSSFFLGIRGNHRVIKGKILDSSSLKVLYEVDGHWDRTVKVKDTNNGKVRVIYDAKEVMSGLVTPIFKDTESVWQTESAHVWGELNQAIMSKDWEKAREAKLKVEERQRELVRERESKGETWISKHFVVSNNKEGWQCSPIHKSVPAAPIIAL encoded by the exons ATG atggaagagaagaaagaaacaaaagttGTGCTCACAAGGCCATTAACAATACAAAGGGATTCTGATTCAGACGCGTCTTATAAAGCCCCTAATCTTTTGCAACGAATACTGAGTTTATTCGAGAATGTACGCCCAGGGTCTGATCTCACACGCTTCCAG CTGCCACCTCTGTTCAACTTACCAAAGTCACAACTTCAGTGCTATGGTGAATCAGTGTATTGCACAGCTTCAGACTTGCTAAGTATGTGCAACAATGGTCAGAGTCCACTTGATAGGTTCATATCTGTGGTAGCATGGTGCATATCTACCACTCGCCCTCTGACTTTTGGTGTTGCTCCTTATAATCCTATTCTTGGTGAGACACATCATGTTTCAAAGGGAAATCTTAATGTGTTATTGGAGCAG ATTTCACATCACCCTCCAGTAACAGCTCTCCATGCAACAGATGAAAAGGAAAACATTGAAATGTTATGGTGCCAGCGACCTGATCCAAAGTTTAATG GCACATCAGTTGAAGCTAAAGTGCATGGTATACGCCAGTTGAAGCTCCTAAATCATGGTGAAACATATGAAATGAATTGTCCTCACCTTTTACTTAGAATTCTTCCAGTTCCTGGGGCTGATTGGGCTGGCACAGTTAATATACGGTGCCCAGAGACAGGTCTAGTAGCTGAATTATCCTACAGATCAAGTTTTTTTCTAGGAATTAGGGGGAATCATAGAGTGATCAAAGGGAAGATCCTTGACTCTTCATCATTGAAAGTTCTATATGAAGTTGATGGTCATTGGGATAG GACCGTAAAAGTGAAGGATACAAATAATGGGAAAGTAAGAGTGATATATGATGCAAAGGAAGTGATGTCAGGTCTCGTAACTCCTATATTCAAGGACACGGAG AGTGTGTGGCAAACAGAATCAGCTCATGTTTGGGGTGAATTGAACCAAGCTATTATGAGCAAAGACTGGGAGAAAGCAAGAGAAGCAAAGCTAAAagttgaggaaagacaaaggGAGCTTGTGAGAGAAAGAGAATCAAAAGGAGAAACATGGATTTCTAAGCATTTTGTAGTGTCTAACAACAAAGAAGGGTGGCAATGCTCACCTATTCATAAGAGTGTACCAGCTGCCCCCATCATAGCCCTATAA
- the LOC100784470 gene encoding uncharacterized protein, with amino-acid sequence MTLKSPKAIWDYLKEEYTGDDRIRSMQVLNLRREFELQRMEESETIKEYSNKLLGIANKIKLLGSDFADSRIVEKILVTVPERYEASIASLENTKDLSKITLAEVLHALQAQEQRRLMRQDRVVEDVLPAKHHGFDESKKNFFKKNQPASSENSANNQNKDKDKKKNYPPCQHCGKLGHPPYKCWKRPDTKCSKCNQLGHESIICKSKFQQQEVDAQVVEQEGDYIFAATCYSMRSSSKCWLIDSGCTNHMTYDKILFKDLKPTNVSKVRIRNGGYIPVKGKGTVAISTCSRKHETTKSNLQKKKLKIL; translated from the exons ATGACTCTTAAATCACCCAAAGCAATTTGGGATTATCTAAAAGAGGAATACACTGGAGATGATAGAATACGAAGCATGCAAGTGCTGAATTTAAGGAGGGAATTTGAACTTCAAAGGATGGAAGAGTCAgagacaatcaaagaatactcaAACAAATTGTTGGGTATTGCCAATAAGATAAAGTTGTTGGGAAGTGATTTTGCTGATTCGAGAATTGTAGAGAAAATTTTGGTAACGGTGCCAGAGAGGTATGAAGCATCTATAGCTTCATTGGAGAACACAAAGGATCTGTCGAAAATCACATTGGCAGAAGTGCTACATGCCCTGCAAGCTCAAGAGCAGCGAAGGTTAATGAGGCAAGATCGTGTTGTTGAAGATGTTTTGCCCGCCAAACATCATGGATTtgatgaaagcaaaaagaattttttcaagaagaatcAGCCAGCAAGCAGCGAAAATagtgcaaacaaccaaaacaaagacaaggataaaaagaaaaattatccaccTTGTCAGCATTGCGGAAAATTGGGTCACCCACCATACAAATGTTGGAAACGGCCAGACACAAAGTGCAGCAAGTGCAATCAGCTTGGACACGAATCTATAATTTGTAAAAGCAAATTTCAGCAACAAGAAGTTGATGCCCAAGTTGTTGAGCAGGAGGGAGATTATATTTTTGCTGCAACATGCTATTCGATGAGGAGTAGTTCTAAATGTTGGTTGATTGATAGTGGTTGTACGAACCACATGACATATGATAAGATTCTATTCAAGGATTTGAAGCCAACTAATGTCTCAAAGGTCAGAATTAGGAATGGTGGCTATATTCcagtaaaaggaaaaggaactgtTGCAATTTCAACGTGTTCAA GGAAACATGAAACAACCAAGTCTAACTTGCAGAAGAAAAAG TTAAAAATACTGtga